The window TTAATCGAGGTGAGTGACCTTTATGAAACCATATAGATTACCGGTTCAACGTATCAATGATGGTAAACCTATTATTACACCTCAAGGTTCTGCGTGGGAATCTGGGGTAACCTTCAATGCAACCGCGATTTATTTACCTAGGTCGGAAAAGAACGACGCAATAATTTTGAAATTGCTGGGACTAAAAGAAATATCCGATAAAAAGTTAGATGATGGAGTTGTAGCAATATTTTACCGTGCTCGACCCAAACAGGATCCGGGATATCGATGGTCACGTTCCTACATCGGACTAGCAATATTTACTCCTATGTTTGAATTGCTAAAACGGTTCCCTGAGCCAATCTTATCTCCCGCGAACAAGGTAACAGCGTATGATGGATTAGGCGTTGAAGACCCTAGAATTACTAGGATAGACGATACATTCTACTGTGTTTATTGTGGTGTTGCTGATAAATTGAATGGAGATTATCAGGCATCAATATGTTTGGCACGTTCAACTGATTTATTCACATGGGAAAAACTTGGTCCAGTTCAAGGTGAAGTTAATTTCCCACATATAAAAAATAAAGATGGCGTTTTATTTCCTGAGAAAATTGAGGGAAAATATTTTCTGCTCCATCGACCGTATCATAATGAGTTACCATTATCTGATTTTAGTATACATCTCGCAATGGCGGATTCGTTACCTGGAGTTTGGAAAAATTGTGGGGAAATACTTCACTCTTTTATAAATCCAGAATGTTGTGATTCTTGGGTTGGTGCCGGCTCGGTTCCGATTCCGATAGGAGATAAAAAATATCTGGTTATATACCATATTGGTAATTTTTTGAAAAAGGATAAGAATTTACGAGAATATGATTTAGGGGCAGCGATTTTTGATTTTAATAACTTTTCAGAAAAGCAGCCAGCGGTAATTGTTGATAAGAGATTAGAACCGTTGATGGTTCCGGAGACTAAATGGGAAATAGAAGCCCCGTATTCGGATAGTGTAGCGAATGTTGTTTTTATTTGCGGGTCGTATGAATACAAAGGAGATATTTACCTCATTTATGGTGGTGGAGATACTTATACTCTTGCTGCGAAGGTGAACAAACAAGTATTGTTAGAAGAACTACAAAAAAGCGATTCTACTAACCCATATATCAAAAATAAAACAAATTTTTTATAAGAATGGCAGAGAATGTTAAAATAAAGTAGAAATTGTTTATTGTGTTGGAATAGCAACATTTAAATAACTGCATTATATTTTCTAGTACGCTTTTGATGACCAACAGAATATCCGAGTATTCTTGCAGTTACTTACTAATTTAGCTGATTATGCTAATAAAGCTTACCGAAAGCATGCTCGAGCTGAAAATATTCGACGAGGCGCATTACCCAATTAGGAGAAGAAAATCGGTTGAGGTTTTTATACAATTAGATATTAAAATGATGTATGATGAACAAAAGAAACGTTAAGGATTGATGGCGAACAAATGTTCCTGTAAGTTCAAGTATGTCCGGATTGTATGCAAGCAAAAGCTTGCGCGTCGAAACGGATTTTTTTATCAGCCGCTTGCCAATCTCTCGTTGGATAACAACAGTACATTCGAAGTACACTTCTAGTGAGTGGCGATCTCACTGGTATGGATCGTTCCTTCAGCCGGATGCCCAAAAATAGTCTCGGAGCCCAACCGTTTAAATAATATTTTATAAATGGTTCTATGTTACCCGGGTTATTTCGAAATAGATGTCCTCGAAATTGACCGAGTGGTTGATTAAATACAATTTGCATTATCCGTAACAAGTTTATACTATTAAATGCTGCTGTATGACAATTGATATAATCAATACAACACAGAACGAATTCATAGGTATAAAAGGTCCTAAAATACCGGTTATTGTCGTTTTTTTAATCAGGGATTGTTTTTATATAAAAATCAATGGTGGTTATATTATGGTGCAGCGGATCATGTCTGTTGTGTAGCGACCGCACATCTGAAGTAATCAGAACATGCATTGGTTGGAGAAAGAATAAAGAAATTTTCATCGAGATTTCAATTCTTTTAGTCTTATACGTATGCACAATGTGCTCTATTAACCCGTAGCTATTCCTCAAATTGGTATGCGAGCTATTTCTCGTAATATTAGTTAATTATACCCGATATCTGCAAAAGTATTACAACAAGATTGGGGTTATCCCGTTAGAATAGGTAAATTTCACTGATTGCAGAATTGGCTATAGGAGTATAAACGCTAACAATAGATAGCATCTCCTGTTAGGGGGAAGTGGCCAGGAAATTGCTTAGACGAAAAATATTTGAGTACCCGCTACTAAATGACGCTGCCATAGAGTTAAACGAGGATTCGGGATTAAAACCCCTAGGATTGGATAGGCTACCATTTTCCCGAGTTGAAGCTCGGGGAGATTGAATACTTTGACCTAATTCGTCCCTAGTTTTAGTTAGAAGGAATAGAATACGCTTTATCAATCGGAAAGGAAGGAGACCGTGTTCCCTTAATAAGAGCAAGCGGTAGCAGATAGTGTAGCTACATACTAGGGAGGAAAGCGTTTATCGGTGTGCTCGGTGGTATGACTCGGTAGTGGGGAGGTTTATAACCAAAGATCCTCGGGTTAAAACGAATATTTTATATTATCAAGAGGTGGGTGCGGTCAACGAAAAACCTCCAGCGGTGAAATGAACCAGGTTTTGAAATATCCAGAAAATCTAAATCCTTATGGTTATAGTACGAATAATCCGATAAACTTTATTGATCCAACAAGCAGATGTACAAAAAAAACCAGAATGAGTGCCCTTAGAAGAACCGCCATAAATGTAAAAATGGGTGGAAAATAAATCACCCCATCATACGGGAATGTGGCAAGATGATTACATAGGTTGTTGTGAAGAGATTGGACAATTATGCCGTGTAATCGGTTAAGATTTTCATTCCATTTCGGTTCCGGTTCCCAAGTTTTATAAATTATATTAAGGCGAGTTAAAATATCATTATCTATTTTCTTCGAAACCGACCGAAGAAAATAAATCCGTAAGTAATCGAATTTGATTGGGAAATCTATCAAATAGAAGCAGCGTTATTTTTCTATGGTTCTTCTTTCCAGTCTTTAATGTCAGCGCCTATTTGGTGCAGGGTTTCTTTAACTTTACTATCCAGCGTGGTTCGATCATACCCTGGCAACGATTCCGCCCGGATTTCGATAGTAATTTCTGGTACAGCGCCACCTTTTTCTTTTAGCGGACCGATAACTCCTTTCATCACATGACTGAGTTTATCCCAAGGAACTGTTGCGCGGATATTTACTCTGCGGACTATCGGTGCTGGACCTGTTGTGGGTTCAGATACTGGCGGGATGGTTCCAGTTCCTGTTGGAGTTTCTGGCGGTTGTTCTGCAGTTCCTCGAGGTTGCCCTTCTGCTTCTTTTTCTTTCATCATCTTTTCCGCGATTGCGCCTCGCATAACCACCGCATCCATATCCGGTAAAACCCGCTGTTTATACTTGATTTCGTTACCAACTTGGATACCTAATATCCCTGACTCGCACCCTTGTTCTACTGCATTAAGGATAATCTTCTCACTTTCCGGTATCGGCATTCCTGGCGTTTTCAAAAACAGTTCGTATATTTCCCGAACTGATTTTTGCGATTCATCTTTCCCGAAGGTTTTATCCAGCAGATATTTCGGAGTAACTGCGGTGAGGATTATCTCCTGGTCGCATAGATATTGTTTGACTCGTTCCGAAATCGTCTGACTCGTTCCGATAGTCGGGATACCTAAATCTTTCCAACCCAATCCGCTGTTTTCCATCAGCGCTAAATAGCGATATGCGTTGAGTATTTCGAATGGAATCTTCTTTTCAATCTCGATACTCTTTTTTTTCAATTCCTCGCGAGTCGGTTTCGTTAGTGTTTCGAGTAACGATTTATCGTTCTGGATATCACTAAGCGCTAGATACTGTCGAATCAATTTCGTTAGCACCAGATGCTGATGTGTATCCATTGCTAGAGTAAACAACGTATTTTTATATATTCTGAATCCTATTCCTGCTTTCTCAAACAATTCGGTGGTAAGTTGTTTTCCTTTTGCGGAATCATATCCATAGTCAGGCGATAATATCGCTAATTTCAGATTCTTATTATCGGGTATATCGGACGATTCTTTAGGCCAGAGATATATTTCTAACGCTCGACCAGCATATTTTTCCAGCAAGACGTATAGTTCTTCTTGTATCCTCTCTTCCGTAATGGTTTCTTCGCGGTCAAGGATAACCCGATTCAAGTTCGGTTGATTCCGAAACGCATATTGGTTGTTTTCTGAATGGAAATACCAGAGTTCATCCGCAAGTTTCGCGACCGCATCGCCAACGATGGTTGCGGGAATACCCTCCCGAAGTAAAGATATCCGAATTCGGGGTAACGTCGTCCAGTTATGTTCTCCACCGCTAAAAGAATAGAGAAACACTGCGGTCGCTATCCCTTGAGCGATATTATATTTTTCATATTCACTACCCATCTCCTTATCAATTTTCAAGGATTTCGCATTCTGTCCCGCAATGTCAGACGCAATAACCGATTCGAATTCG is drawn from bacterium and contains these coding sequences:
- a CDS encoding DUF499 domain-containing protein produces the protein MSLPSWWQVATPHKDIREGKLSEAIFACDLGDVVNGKAPLEYQDASIFFQKTHLTHGLNNLVNNVLTRLTDGTGDPVIQLQTPFGGGKTHALVTLYHLIKHRKKIDHICEIANLPKPKQAQVAVFVGTQADALAGKTPWGALADQLGQYALVKEHDKNRIAPGKEKLKQIIDASGPTLILIDELLEYIVKANRAEQVTKTTRGQTLAFLHEISEVVAASEHCALVITLPSSILEQYDEEAERSLRQLQKISGRIETIYTPVEGMEYYEVIRKRLFENLGDEKVRKQVAESYFSLYQSLSTEVPSEVKEVAYRERILCAYPFHPELIDVLYERWGSISTFQRTRGVLRLLAEVIADLYQRKVVSPLIHSALVNLANQTIRREFINHIGNEFESVIASDIAGQNAKSLKIDKEMGSEYEKYNIAQGIATAVFLYSFSGGEHNWTTLPRIRISLLREGIPATIVGDAVAKLADELWYFHSENNQYAFRNQPNLNRVILDREETITEERIQEELYVLLEKYAGRALEIYLWPKESSDIPDNKNLKLAILSPDYGYDSAKGKQLTTELFEKAGIGFRIYKNTLFTLAMDTHQHLVLTKLIRQYLALSDIQNDKSLLETLTKPTREELKKKSIEIEKKIPFEILNAYRYLALMENSGLGWKDLGIPTIGTSQTISERVKQYLCDQEIILTAVTPKYLLDKTFGKDESQKSVREIYELFLKTPGMPIPESEKIILNAVEQGCESGILGIQVGNEIKYKQRVLPDMDAVVMRGAIAEKMMKEKEAEGQPRGTAEQPPETPTGTGTIPPVSEPTTGPAPIVRRVNIRATVPWDKLSHVMKGVIGPLKEKGGAVPEITIEIRAESLPGYDRTTLDSKVKETLHQIGADIKDWKEEP